AAACTGTGAGGAAATAGATGTGGACATTGCCACAGTTGAAGATTTCAGGAAGTTTGACAACTTTATTTTTGCAGTTCCAACATGGTTTGACGGTGAACTACCCAACTATTGGGATGAGTTTCTGCCTGAAATAGAAGAGGAACCTCTAAAAGGCAGGAAATTCGCCATCTTTGGCGGAGGAGATCAGAAGAAATATCCGGAAAACTTCGTAGACGGAATAGGCATAATGGCCGAATTCGTTGAAGAACACGGTGGTAAAGTTGTTGGTTATACATCTGCCAAAGGCTATGAGTTTGAGAGCTCCAGAGCCCTTAGAGGCGATAAATTCTGCGGTCTGGCTTTGGATATTGAAAACCAGTCAGCTTTAACCAGCGATAGGATTGATAAATGGGCAGAGCAACTCAAAAAAGAGTTCAACTGACATAGTATCTACTTAATGTATGCAAAGGGCATCCCACCAGGATGCCTTTTTTTTTGCAATACAGAGTCATATTATAGCTAATGAATACACACTAGCAAACCCAAATAGGAGCGTGCAGGGATGTTTACACATGTAACCCAACGAGAATAACCTTAGGAATTACGCAAAAAGACATATACAATCACAAGAAATACCAAGCTATAAATCTCAATATCAATTTATTAGATAATATATATAAATAGACACTTCAACGACTTAGTAAAATTGAACGTATAAAAATACAAAATAGCGTAAATACGGGTCGTAATAACGTATTATATCATTAATATCCAGTATTATAAATGCCTTATATTAAGTAATACTTAAATATACAAGCATTGCCATTCCAGGATCCTGAAAATCAGCAGTGTTTTGCAGCAATAAGACAGCCATTAATTCCCAAAGGCGGTTTATAAACCCTGGATTCTGCGGTTATTAAACAGTTTTACTCATTTAGAAAAACCCTCAGATACAAGAGAATAGTTTGGTTTATATAAAGTGCTGGAGATACTATCAAAAGTGTGACTCCAGGAATATTTAAATATGTCGCATACATGCAACATATGTAAACATCAACGCATGGATCTCCTATTTGCATTTTGTAAACCAACGTGCTATATTTGTAGAATCAGTTTCAAACCTATGTGTGCAAATCCATGAAAGATCGTTTACAAAAACTGTTAGCCAGAGAAGACCTTACACCAGTTCGTTTCGCTGAGAAAGTTGGTGTGCAGCGATCAAGCGTTAGTCACATTCTGTCAGGCAGAAACAATCCAAGTCTGGATTTTATTCAGAAAATCCTTGTTGCCTTTCCTCAAATCAGCACTGACTGGCTTATAAGGGGAAGGGGCGAGATGTACAATAGTGCGCAGGCTTCAGTAAATAATGAGAGAAAGCGTATTCCTAGTGACCTCTTTTCCTCACTTAATGATGAGGATACTCCGGTTTACCTTAGTTCCAAGGTAAAAGCCGATCCGGATGAAAGAAAGACAGTTGGAAAAGAAGTTGGAAAAGAGCAGCATGAAGAAGCAATTGTTCAGAGAGCAAGTGACAGGAGAATAGAGAAAATCGTGGTGTTTTACAGCGATAAAACCTTTACCGAGTACCTTCCTGAGGGCTGAGTATAAATTAGGACCGCAGTGCCCTAATATGCCGAAAAAGCATTAACTTTGTGTCGGAAATAAGCATTACATGCGTAATTATACCACATGAAGTACATCCATGATTTCAGAATAGTTAGCAATCAAAGGCAAAACTACGAGTACATAGTACTGACACTTCGTGCTGAGGGTTTTGAGCTGCCAGAGA
The genomic region above belongs to Xiashengella succiniciproducens and contains:
- a CDS encoding helix-turn-helix transcriptional regulator encodes the protein MKDRLQKLLAREDLTPVRFAEKVGVQRSSVSHILSGRNNPSLDFIQKILVAFPQISTDWLIRGRGEMYNSAQASVNNERKRIPSDLFSSLNDEDTPVYLSSKVKADPDERKTVGKEVGKEQHEEAIVQRASDRRIEKIVVFYSDKTFTEYLPEG
- a CDS encoding flavodoxin gives rise to the protein MKKVGIFYSFRSVKTKQQVKKLIKHLGEENCEEIDVDIATVEDFRKFDNFIFAVPTWFDGELPNYWDEFLPEIEEEPLKGRKFAIFGGGDQKKYPENFVDGIGIMAEFVEEHGGKVVGYTSAKGYEFESSRALRGDKFCGLALDIENQSALTSDRIDKWAEQLKKEFN